CGCCAAAACAGGAAATTGAGCGTGCGGAAAAACTAAAGATTGCTTATTATGAAAACAAAGGGAAATAGCATAGTTTCATGGGATGCCCATCTAGACAAAAAATACGGCAAGGAAGCGGCTCGGATTCAATTTGAAAAGAGTTTGGAAACTACTAAAATCGTGTACTGATCCAAGAGGCGCGGAAGCAACAAACCTCACGCAAGAAAGGAGCTCGCTCTCAAATCTGGGACCACTAAGAGTTATATCTCTCGCATTGAAAACGATGCAAGTGATATTCGGCTTTCTACCCTGATGCGGATCATTCGCGAGGGATTGGGTGGGCAGTTGAAGTTGTCTGTGGAGATGTGATGGAAATTTGAATACGGGTTTTACGAACCCTCCTTTTTTGAATTGCACGCCGCATCCATTTCGATGGCATCAAAGAAATCGTCACGCAGCGCCAATGTCGCCTCGAATCGATCAGCCCAATCGGATGAATGGAGCACCAACGAATCGGCTTCTGCAAGCGGTAGTTCAAATTCCGTTCTAAGAGCGCGTAAACCGTTGCGATTTGGGTGGCACCTTGTGCACGCAACAATGAAATCACCTGTTCCGCGGAATGGCCTTGTGATTTCCAATTCCTGGCAGATTCGCAAAAGGGCTGAAATGCTTCAAACATAACCAACTATTGTCGTTCAATTTATAAATCTAACCGGATCAACAACGCTTTGCAAACCCATCCCCCCGCCAGAGGCGTCCCGTCGATCCGCATGCGGCAAGATGCCGCCGCGTCGTGCCTTGCCATTTTCCATTAGCTTCGCTGAATGCTTCTCAATTCTCAATTCTCAATTCTCCATTTTCATCCTCCATTTCAATTTTCCATTATCAATCCCTATCTTAGCCCCATGTCTACACCCAGTATGATATCTACCTTTAATCCACGTCATGTCGTCACCGTCGATCAGGTCGGCGTGGAGGAGCGGGTCGCGAAGTTCAAGACGCGCTCCATCAAGAAGGAAAGCAAGGTCGCAGCCCTCAAGCTCGCCCTCAACATGATCGACCTCACCACCCTCGAAGGCAAGGACACGCCCGGCAAGGTCAAGCAGCTCTGT
This genomic window from Bacteroidota bacterium contains:
- a CDS encoding type II toxin-antitoxin system RelE/ParE family toxin, whose protein sequence is MFCCFDAGDLVILFNGFQKKTDKTPKQEIERAEKLKIAYYENKGK